One part of the Solanum dulcamara chromosome 8, daSolDulc1.2, whole genome shotgun sequence genome encodes these proteins:
- the LOC129899934 gene encoding disease resistance protein RGA2-like → MADLVIGTTVQVLLEKLLSLTIEEINSSRDFNKDLEMLTQNVSLIQAFIHDVERPQIEKQQSVEQWLNRLEGVAQNAENVFDRFRYESLKAQLMKIRNSPMKKVSGFFSHNAFKRKMSRKINNSNKELTDINKLAKDLGLQSLMVPSRQILPIRETDSLVVASDVIGRDLDVAEIKEKILNLREENALLCTIPIVGMGGLGKTTVAKIIYNDEHIKQIFEKRAWLCLPEMSEIKS, encoded by the coding sequence ATGGCCGATCTTGTAATTGGTACTACTGTTCAAGTTTTGCTTGAGAAACTGCTTTCTCTAACAATTGAGGAGATCAACAGCTCAAGGGATTTCAACAAAGATCTGGAAATGCTTACACAAAATGTATCCTTAATCCAAGCTTTCATTCATGACGTTGAAAGACCACAAATTGAGAAACAACAGTCTGTGGAACAATGGCTCAACAGGCTTGAGGGAGTTGCTCAAAATGCTGAAAATGTGTTTGATCGATTCAGATATGAATCTCTCAAAGCACAATTGATGAAGATCCGAAACAGCCCAATGAAAAAGGTCAGTGGTTTCTTTTCTCATAATGCTTTTAAGAGAAAAATGTCTCGAAAAATCAACAACAGCAATAAAGAGTTGACTGATATCAATAAGTTAGCCAAAGACCTCGGTCTCCAATCACTAATGGTTCCTTCTCGGCAAATATTACCAATTAGAGAAACAGATTCCTTAGTGGTTGCTTCAGATGTTATTGGTAGAGACTTGGATGTTGCTGAGATAAAGGAGAAGATTTTGAACCTGAGAGAGGAGAATGCTCTTCTGTGCACCATTCCCATAGTGGGTATGGGGGGTTTAGGGAAAACTACTGTGGCTAAGATAATTTACAATGATGAACACATCAAGCaaatctttgaaaagagagCTTGGTTGTGTCTACCTGAGATGTCAGAAATTAAGAGCTGA
- the LOC129899935 gene encoding putative disease resistance protein RGA3 — MKRVASIVAANLHMLGKLTEDHCWAIFKQKAFVDGRVPEELASMGNKIVKMYQGLPLAASVLGGLLRSKEKHEWQAILDGNPLVARKDDAGENSIKKILTLSYGYLPSPQLKKCFAYFAMFPKDFEFEKDQLVQLWMAEGFLHPCQETTMMEDVGHRFFQILLQNSLLQDVKLDEHNSITHCKMHDLVHDLAGDILKSKLFDPKSDDGEKLSQVRYFGWESPRDQIDKINDPERLCTLFWRSNYISEDMLLSFKFLRVLNLSSSGIKELSAKIRKLIYLRYLDLSNTKITALPNSICELYNLQTIRVNDCHSLEELPHEMGNMISLRHIYYSFQCDKKHFQMPLKMRQLTCLQTLQFFKVGLEKGRQIEELGHLKNLRGELTINGLQLVCNREEARTAHLQEKSNIYKLAYVWFHDELEGSEINDEYVLDGLQPHPNLKTLAIVDYLGTKFPSWFCEDLLPNLVMLKLSGCKRCKEIPSLGQLKLLRHLELLKLHKVECIGPTFYGIDGKNIGSSRNIQVFPSLKELVLEDMSSLIEWKGDEIGVRMFPRLEKLTIKECPLLKSTPNQFEILRELEIERVDSEIPLLNLCSNLTSLVGLSVDDVKELTCFPDEMLRNNVSLQNLSVSGCREFCELPQSLYNLHSLKRLEIQYCPNFSSFPVPSGENYLTSLQSLTLWNCDGLDSLPSFTRRGPSPSHRVKGIGNWSFLREDGF, encoded by the exons ATGAAGCGGGTGGCATCCATAGTAGCAGCAAATCTTCATATGTTGGGAAAATTAACAGAAGATCATTGTTGGGCTATTTTCAAACAAAAAGCATTTGTTGATGGGAGGGTTCCAGAAGAATTAGCGAGCATGGGCAACAAGATTGTTAAAATGTATCAAGGTCTACCGTTGGCTGCAAGTGTGTTGGGAGGCCTCCTACGCAGTAAGGAAAAACATGAATGGCAAGCAATTCTTGATGGCAACCCCCTTGTTGCACGTAAAGATGATGCTGGGGAAAATAGCATAAAGAAAATCCTAACACTCAGCTATGGTTATCTACCATCTCCACAACTTAAAAAATGCTTTGCTTACTTTGCAATGTTTCCAAAAgattttgagtttgaaaaggACCAACTTGTCCAACTCTGGATGGCAGAAGGCTTTCTCCATCCATGTCAAGAGACCACTATGATGGAAGACGTTGGGCACAGGTTTTTTCAAATCTTGTTGCAAAATTCTTTGCTGCAAGATGTTAAGTTAGATGAGCACAACAGTATAACACACTGTAAGATGCACGATCTTGTGCACGATTTGGCTGGAGATATCTTAAAATCTAAACTATTTGATCCGAAGAGCGACGATGGAGAAAAACTTTCTCAAGTTCGTTATTTTGGATGGGAGTCACCAAGGGATCAAATAGATAAGATAAATGATCCAGAACGTTTGTGCACACTGTTTTGGAGAAGCAATTATATATCGGAAGATATGCTGTTGAGCTTTAAGTTCTTAAGAGTTTTAAATTTGTCCAGTTCAGGAATCAAGGAGTTGTCAGCCAAAATCAGGAAGCTAATATACTTGAGATATCTTGATCTCTCCAACACTAAGATCACAGCCTTGCCTAACTCCATTTGCGAGCTCTATAATTTGCAAACAATTAGAGTCAACGACTGCCATTCACTCGAGGAACTTCCACATGAGATGGGAAATATGATAAGTTTGAGGCACATTTATTACAGTTTTCAGTGTGATAAAAAACATTTTCAGATGCCACTTAAGATGCGACAATTGACTTGTCTTCAAACCCTACAGTTTTTCAAGGTAGGTTTAGAGAAAGGTCGTCAAATAGAAGAATTAGGTCATTTGAAAAACCTAAGAGGTGAATTGACGATCAATGGTCTCCAATTGGTCTGTAATAGAGAAGAAGCTCGAACAGCACATTTACAAGAGAAATCGAATATCTACAAGCTGGCATATGTGTGGTTCCATGACGAACTAGAAGGAAGTGAGATCAATGATGAATATGTCTTGGATGGTCTTCAACCCCATCCTAACTTGAAAACCTTAGCAATAGTGGACTATTTAGGGACTAAATTTCCTTCATGGTTCTGTGAAGATTTGCTACCAAATTTGGTCATGTTGAAATTAAGTGGTTGCAAAAGATGCAAAGAAATTCCATCGCTTGGCCAACTGAAATTGCTTCGGCATCTTGAGCTGTTAAAGTTACATAAGGTGGAATGCATCGGACCTACATTTTATGGTATTGATGGTAAGAATATTGGATCAAGCCGCAATATCCAAGTGTTCCCGTCATTGAAAGAACTAGTATTGGAGGATATGTCTAGCCTTATTGAGTGGAAGGGAGATGAAATTGGAGTAAGAATGTTTCCTAGGCTTGAGAAGTTGACGATTAAAGAGTGTCCACTGTTAAAAAGTACTCCAAATCAATTTGAAATCCTCCGTGAATtagaaattgaaagagttgacagTGAAATTCCATTGTTGAACTTGTGCAGCAACTTGACATCTCTCGTAGGGCTTAGTGTCGATGATGTGAAAGAGCTCACTTGTTTTCCAGATGAGATGCTACGCAACAATGTTTCTCTTCAAAACCTATCGGTCTCAGGCTGCAGAGAGTTTTGTGAATTGCCACAAAGCTTGTACAATCTCCATTCTCTTAAGAGATTAGAAATACAGTACTGCCCCAATTTCAGTTCTTTTCCTGTTCCCAGTGGAGAGAATTATTTGACTTCCCTCCAAAGTCTTACGTTATGGAATTGTGATGGATTGGACAGTTTACCAAGT TTTACCCGCAGGGGGCCTTCACCGTCTCACCGGGTTAAGGGCATTGGAAATTGGTCCTTTCTCAGAGAAGATGGATTTTGA